The segment CACCATCCCCAGACTGCTGGAACCCCCCCCATGTAAACCGTGTGGTTGCTCCAAggagcagctgaagagctgggCTGTAGTAACGGAAACTGTAGCTTATGATTTGCCTTTGTACATTTGTTAGTGTGTTAACGGGAGCCCCTGGCCTAGCAGGAGGTGGCTGATGGCATCTCACCCTATGTACCGTACGTCAGGGTCACGTAGAAAAGTGTCCAGTAGAAGAAATGGAAGACGTGGGggaaaaggttttctttgtttctgtacaAAGAGTTTTGATGGGAATCATGGCTTCATTTGCATAAATAACAGGTCCTTAGTACATGTCCTTGTAGATCTCCTGCAGAAGAGGGTGCAGAGACGTCTCAGTCTCTGTCTTCTTGATCTTCTGCACGAGCTGGGCGTGCTCTGTCACCAGCTGCCGCAGGTCTGCcatcttctgcagcagcttggGGAACAGGTACTGGGCATCCGGGTGGTTGGACTGCAGGTGGAACTCCAGCGCCCGCAGGATGTTATCCTGGATCTCCTCCACTTGCTTCACGTTCATCAGGCCAGGGCGGTCTGTGGAGAGGAAGCTGCAGGGTTATGGTGTAGCCCTCCAAAGCACACGCTCCTCCTGGGAAAAGGGAGACGGGGACTGTAACCCACCCACCATGACTCCAACCTCATCAGGGGAAGTGTGCCCTCAGCCAacacatcccacagcagcatACAAGGAGGTGCCActtctcactgctgctcagcatgaccagcaggccaAAGGAAGGGATCCTGCCCATCTACTCTGCccttgtgagaccccacctgcagcactgtgtacagttctggtgtccccaacataagaaggacatggagctgttggaacaagtcaggtggtgctggagcagctcctgtatggagccaggctgagaacattggggctgttcagcctgcagcagagaagctgcgtggagacctcagagcagcttccagtgtctgaagggggctacaaggatgctggagaggggctcttcatcagggactgcagtgacaggacaaggggtgatgggttcagactgaaacagggcaagttcaggttggatctaaggcagaagctgttccctgtgagggtgctgaggcgctggcacagggtgcccagagcagctgtggctgccccatccctggcagtgctcaaggccaggttggatggagccttgggtgacacggtctgGTGTGAAGTGTCACTGCCTGTatcaggggttggagctggatgatcttaaggtcccttccaacccaaacccttctatgattctacacaCCCTGCTCTCAGTTCAAGCTTGCCAGGCATCAACTGCTACGAAGAAATGTTGGGTTTGGAACTGTTGTGTTCTTCTGCCATCCCCCTAAGACACCCCTGGCTGATCTCTGGCACCtctcagctgcagctcaggtCCCGCAGCACACCCCAAACCACCTCTAAGTACAGGAGGACTCTTCTTGACACTTCCATGGCCAAGAGCACCCGCTCACCTCCGCACAGGATGATGGCAGCCACAAACAGGGACAGGTCACTGTCATCCAGCTCCAGCGCATTGAACTTCACTGCAAACTCAAACTTGGGCTCCATGATCTCGTTGAAGGGCTTGCGCAGGCTACGCAGGAACTCCCGGGTCACAAAGCCATTCCCATTGGCCACCAAGAGCCCATCCTTGTTCATGATAGAGGCCAGCATGGCAAAGATGGCCTCATGCACCCCGTATTTCAGCAGAGTCACTTGGTCATTCAAGTAGAGGCCTATGAAGCTGGGGATGCTCTTGGCAAACTCGGTGAGCTCCCGCACAGTCTCCACTGTGGTGCACTGGCAGCGGTAGAAGACGTGCACCCCAATCTCCTTGTAGGGGGGGATGCCGTTCACCAGCTGCTTCCACACCAGCCCTTTTTCTGCCTGCCACAAGGTGTCCATGTCATGGATCACAAAAGGCTGCTtgaaaaagaagcaagcagTTAGGAACACATTTATGGCCCTGCTCATtgaaggggggttggactagatggcctctgaaggtcccttccaacccaaactgttctatgattctacggaTGTGCTGCAGGGACTAGAGACACCTGCATTTGTCTGCCTGTCCCTTTGCTGTTCTCTTCCTGCTGGGGTGATCTGTACCCCCAGAGCAGCACAAGTCTGCAGAGGAACAGGAACTTGCCCAGCCAGGGGCAGGCTCTGTAGAGCCcatctggctgcagctgggagctgctgcatggGAACAGCCACAGCAGGATCCCCCAGAGCACAGCCCCCCGTGTTGGTCATGGCCaaccctgcctgccctggggagGGAACTTACTGGGGTGCTGCTGGCCTTCCCGGTCAAGATACCTCTCGCCTTCTTTTTGGTCATGTTGAAGTTCTTCAGGTAGGCATTGTAGATGTGCTTGGAGAACGCCTTGAGGTCGGCCACCTGCGGGTTCTGGCAGCTGATCTCACTGGCTGTCAGTCCTGCCACCAGCTTCCTCTTCTCTGCCTCGGGCATGCGGCCAAAGCGGATTGCTGGGGAGCAACAGCAGCCGGTCAGGACAGTGGGGATGATCCCGGGGATGCAGCCAGGGAAGCAGCATCTGTTCTGCCACCACAGAAGCCTGCTGGTGAACACCAGCACGAtgctgctctggggatgcagctcctccagca is part of the Melopsittacus undulatus isolate bMelUnd1 chromosome 16, bMelUnd1.mat.Z, whole genome shotgun sequence genome and harbors:
- the PPARD gene encoding peroxisome proliferator-activated receptor delta isoform X1, giving the protein MEQLQEEVPEVREEEEEEEEAVMVAGGASDTSGGPDSSLPSSSYTDLSQSSSPSLSDQLQMGCEEAALGALSVECRVCGDRASGFHYGVHACEGCKGFFRRTIRMKLEYEKCKRSCKIQKKNRNKCQYCRFQKCLSLGMSHNAIRFGRMPEAEKRKLVAGLTASEISCQNPQVADLKAFSKHIYNAYLKNFNMTKKKARGILTGKASSTPQPFVIHDMDTLWQAEKGLVWKQLVNGIPPYKEIGVHVFYRCQCTTVETVRELTEFAKSIPSFIGLYLNDQVTLLKYGVHEAIFAMLASIMNKDGLLVANGNGFVTREFLRSLRKPFNEIMEPKFEFAVKFNALELDDSDLSLFVAAIILCGDRPGLMNVKQVEEIQDNILRALEFHLQSNHPDAQYLFPKLLQKMADLRQLVTEHAQLVQKIKKTETETSLHPLLQEIYKDMY
- the PPARD gene encoding peroxisome proliferator-activated receptor delta isoform X2; this encodes MEQLQEEVPEVREEEEEEEEAVMVAGGASDTSGGPDSSLPSSSYTDLSQSSSPSLSDQLQMGCEEAALGALSVECRVCGDRASGFHYGVHACEGCKGFFRRTIRMKLEYEKCKRSCKIQKKNRNKCQYCRFQKCLSLGMSHNAIRFGRMPEAEKRKLVAGLTASEISCQNPQVADLKAFSKHIYNAYLKNFNMTKKKARGILTGKASSTPPFVIHDMDTLWQAEKGLVWKQLVNGIPPYKEIGVHVFYRCQCTTVETVRELTEFAKSIPSFIGLYLNDQVTLLKYGVHEAIFAMLASIMNKDGLLVANGNGFVTREFLRSLRKPFNEIMEPKFEFAVKFNALELDDSDLSLFVAAIILCGDRPGLMNVKQVEEIQDNILRALEFHLQSNHPDAQYLFPKLLQKMADLRQLVTEHAQLVQKIKKTETETSLHPLLQEIYKDMY